Genomic segment of Salvia hispanica cultivar TCC Black 2014 chromosome 2, UniMelb_Shisp_WGS_1.0, whole genome shotgun sequence:
ATGTCGTGGAATAGATCCAATAAGCCAGATAAAGCCCAAATTCCTGTTTTTAAACGAAGAGCACAACAATGTACCTTATTTTTTTAGCATTTCAAAAAGTACCCTATTTTTCAAATCGATCTTCTACATTACACACTTTTTTGATAAACAAACCTGAGTTGCAAGCAATCTATGGCAATGGCAACAATCAAATCGAAAATGTTATACAAAAAGTAAATCAATCAAACTTCTCGCCCAATTccatcaaaaaattcaaaatcgtACTTTcttcgtcccacataatttgtctcatttcacttttaccatttttggtagtggatctcatgttccactaactaattcttactcacattttattataaaactaatatataaaggtaggacccacattttcactaactttttcaacccatttttcattacaattcttaaaacccgtgcccggtcaaagtgacccgaaatatccgggacggagggagtaataaaaaacataacaacaatttagtattttatcagtGAAATTCATAATACTAGTAGATCTCATAGATATAAGTTATAGCATGCACCACCTGCAATTTAGCCAATTTTTaccattatattttgtattttttcaaaaaacaaaatatctttCCTTCGTCGCCATAAAAAAGGATTTAGCTCTCCCAAAACTATTATATCGAGTAATGAACAATATGAACTCTGTGGCCTCTATTTTGCTAAGGTTAATGGTGGGTAGAAAGGTACAAACCGACAAGCAAGGAGTACATGCAAGTTGCTTTGCTTACAATCCTCTAaaaattttctcatttctttttttttttgataagtAAATCAATGCATTATCAAGAAAGAATAGAGTAcaaaattttctcatttcttggtATGGGAAACGGTGGATAGTGTGACCAAAGAATCATTCAGTTTCGTGCTATTTAAGCCTAACATTGTGGGACATATCATGAGGTAACTATCcaactatatatttatttcatttatatgtttattgaattattaacTTAATCAGTGATCGATATAGTTAAAGAAGTGCGCTTAGTGTCATCATTCTAATGTTAGTGCACCAAAATCAACGATCACCCATAGCCCAAAAAATACTCAATTGAGATGTCAAATTATAAGTGTATTGGTGATGTATAATCATGTAATTATGTGCTAAAATCATTGATTCTTCACTGTTTAGTACTACAAAAATTATcagcaataaaaatattgcaGCTTCACGTTTTTgccatttattttgttttttgttatcactttaaattaaattttgacaGCCTATATACAGCTAATCAATAGATTTCACGCGTCATGGTATGCAACTAACTTATACAGATTTGCCCATAAAGGATTAATCTACATTGCCATCCACACACGGCCCAATGATCTAGCCAATCAATAGCCACCACGTGTGTATTACTCCTCTAATTAACCCTCTAAACAACCTCTTTAGTGGGATTACTaccttaataaattattatattaaattattaattactaattgtTTACTAACATTAttaatctctctctcctctctcactatctctctcacacacagaGCAAGAGAGAGCACCCAACAGAGAAAACCAAAAAGCAGCAGCATTCACGAATTCTCACACACGCACTTACCATTTTCTCGATAATCTTGCATCGATTCTGCTTTCCTTTCTCGTGCTTACTTCAACCTCTCTCCATTCTCTCTTTTCCCCCAATATTCGCTTCTCTGTTATCAGTATTTTTCCAAAACCCAGGAAGAAACACAGATCATTTCCATATCCACCTCTGGCTGAATGCGGAATGCGATTGACTGCCCTAGGGTTTTTTGCggttttttcaaataattaggTATTGCGAAAACTTTTTTTTCGGTATACAGTTTggatatttcatttttactgaTTTTTGTTGTTGAGTTGTTAATTTTTCGAAATTAATGAGTTTTGAGCTGAGTAATGTTGCGATCTCCAGTTGCATTTGCTGAgatttgtgtgttttttgCTTGATTTGGCGGCAAGGGGGTTTAACGGCCTCACCGTGATCTAGCGTTGTACATCGCGGTATTGATTGTGTACTTTTCGGTTTGCGAGCTTCACACTGTCACACTGGTTCAGATCAGGGTTTCTCTAGAAAAATCAATAGGTTTCGGTGTGAGATTTTAGGATTAGAATAGCAATTGGTTTGAGATTATGAGTTTTGTTTGTAATGATCTCTGCATATAAAGGATATGGATGTCTATGGTTATGGTTTTGAATCTGTACTGTGTGATGACTAGCATTTCTATGTGGAGAGAGGTAGATATTAGTTACTGTCAGTGAAATAGGTGGTCCTAATTTGTGTTGTTCAttgttccattttttcatatattgaCTGCGTGATGTAGTTCCAGAAGCACATGATTGTATCCCTTTAATTGATGCAACTTTAATTCATGCACTTCCTTATGTGCATTGATGATATGGTACACCAAGAATTCTGGTAAATGCTGCAGACTCTTGAAATAAGCACATGAAAGCAACTGCACAAAAGACCTTTTGATAACTATGTCTAACAAGGCTCAATAGACTTTGATAATTCCGTTTAAAACCTTATCTGAAATTAGGTCAAATAGTTTCTGTGTTCGCTCATTTGGAAGGTTGGTGCTTATCTTTTCATTTGCTAACTTTGAGtgttaatactatattttccCTGTTGCTGGTTGTTGTTTGAGGTTATAATAATGGATTAAGCACGTAGAGGCTAATTGTTATGTTGGTGAAGGGGTGTCTTTCATAGGTTCAATGTCTcgcttcttttcttctttgtttACGATAATCCATATGCAGATTGGGTTATCTACCGAGTCTGAAACTGTGAATTTGTTTCCAGGAGACAGAGTATTATCAAGTTCTATATGGTACAGTAATTCAGAGTGATGGGGCGTTCTTTAAGAACTGCTGGGACACTTAAAGCTTATCAATACCAGGCTGGTGTGTTGGTCAAAAACTATGTACTAGCGGATCCTTACATTCCATATACTTCTATTGTTCTTGGAATATTGACTTGCAAATTGGTACGTCACTCCTTCCCAATTGCTTCTAGTTTGCTTTATCATTAGTTTTAAAGCCCAGATCATATTCTCTTACATTTGGAAGCTGTAGTGATTGAGTGTGAATGTCCTGCACTTATTCTGTTTTGCATCGTATAATATAGGAACAACCATATATCCATAGTTTAGGTTAGGACGACATCTAGAAAAATCTAATTCTTTATGCGGCAATGaaacattgaaaaatatcatgttttccattttgatatattttcttcAGCTTTCTCTTGTTTCCAAGACTCTACTGAAAGTCATTCTTTGGCCCTCTGGCAGGCCTATGATATGAGTCAGATAATCAGCACGTTTTATTCCAGAAATTATAATGCCCTCACCAAGATTCAAAGGACGGAGTGGAACAACCGGTGAATTACTTTTCTCTGCTGTATTGAGTTTTGCCTTTtcatttgtatttaatttggtaCACTGCTGACGGTTGTTATATTATCTTTCTTGCAGTGGCATTTCCACTCTTCATGCTGTTTTTATTTCGATTATGTCTTTGTACTTTGTATTCTGGTCTGAACTCTTCTCTGATAAAAGCCATTCTGGATTAGTTACATTCAGAAATTCATCTATCTCAACATTTGCACTTGGGGTAAGTTCCTGATATGTGTATTCTGTTGTGTTTGTATTCTTACAAAATACTGAAATGCcttttaaaatcttaatttatcttctgtttttcttcttagaCATGCTGCATTTGTTGATAGATATTTAGTTCAGTAACATATGTCAGCAAAAGTCTACATTTCGATCAAGTATCACTTCCTAAAATCAACTGAATTGGCCCAGTTCTTTTCGGTCATGCCTTACTCATCACTCATCATATACTTTAAGATATTTCTGCTGTGTTTTCTGGGAAAGCAGCCCGGCTTTATTACTCGTTAATCTCTATTGAGTTTATGACCTTAACATTTTCCATCAAAATAGGGGCCACATTCACAGTTTCTAGTTTTGTtataacatattttaattcaaggAAAGgtataaaatttgatagtGAAGCATTTCCACTAGGGGTTCTTGTTCAGTTCTGATGATATATGTGGTGGTGGGTTGCCATGACCCGGGTAATTCATTTTCTCTGTTTGCTTTTGTGATTTTTGGCAGCTATCTGTTGGATACTTCTTGTCTGATCTTGCGATGATCTGTTGGCGGTATCCTTCTTTGGGTGGACTTGAGTATGTAAGTAGGCAGCTAGAATGCCAATTATTAGACTTAATTTATCGCCCCAATGCACCAATCTCACTTTGAACATGTGCTTGTTATTCCCAGGTTCTCCATCACTCGCTTGCGGCAATTGCAGTTGCATATGCCATGTATATGGGGGAGGGTCAGCTCTACACATTTATGATACTGATATCGGAGGTAACAACACCTTGGATCAATATTAGATGGTAAGTTTTCTGGAATGAAGCTGATGGAACAGGAGGAAAACTGATTAGAACTCTTATTAATTTGCCTTCAAATTTGGGCAGGTATCTTGATGTATCTGGATTGAAGAGATCCAGTGCATATATTATCAACGGagtcattatattttttagttggtTGGTAAGTCACTACTATGCTTCTACTTGCAATTTAAAACTTTGATGATTTAGAAGGAGGTGTATAGAATTGGTTGTGTCGTACATGATTGATACCATATGGTTAAAATAGAATCAATTACATCTCTTGCCATATTGAAGCTTCTTTTCTCGTTTCATtttgtagtaataattttaaacaatCACTTGATGATGTTGTTATTGGAAATGCAGGTGGCAAGAATTCTTTTGTTTGGTTACATGTTCTACCACGTCTATCGTCACCACAGCCAGGTATACACTATACATACTATTCATTGTGACATCTGTCatttatcacatttcatttttcaagtGAGATATCCCCTCACAGATATAGTGCTTCTAGAACTcgtatatttttccattttccttgGCATTCCCCTTAAGAGCATCTGACATGCACTACGTAGCTGAGGATTCTTTAACTATTCAtagtattttgaatttgaaggtTGTGTCTCGTCTCTCATTTGTAAAAATGTACTGTACGAACTTTAACGAATCATTACTTTCCCATGCTATCTAGTCTTAGACACCCTAAACAATTTCTATCTTGATAGGTTCTATATAGAAAGGAATCTGTCTAGATGCCTGATAGAATTTACAAAACTCTGTGCAGGTGATGAGGATGCACACTGCTGGCTCTCTTCTGGTGTTTGTCGTACCTGTGGCACTCGCGATCATGAACGTGATGTGGTTTGGGAAGATCCTCAAGGGTTTGAAGAAGGCCTTATTGAAAAAGACATGACAATCTATAGTAAAGTACTCCACCAGGACATGGTAATGCTGTAGACATCCCCGCCGTTTGTTCGATGAGACTGTATTCTGAGGGAAAGAGGCGAATCCAACAACATAGACAAAAGTCAGATAGATTTTCACACACTTGGTGCTGGAAATCAACATTCTGGCAATACTTCCAACTGACCACGTTCAATGTCTAAAGACCAAAACAAAGATGATATGATTCTCTACATTTAATTCCTCCTGTTGTATAGTTGGCTTATATTGAGCAGGGAAAACAGAGCTGTGGGGGAGAATGTAAAGAGCACATTTCGATATGTACCTTCTGTCTGTATTAGTCACTGGTAAAATGATGTCGTTTTTTCTTTCGTTTTTGGCTGCACGAACCGAGGCAAAAGAGGAGGTAACAGAATAGAGATTCCATTGCTGATACTTACCCAGAATATGATATTTTCGCCAAATTATAGCAAATACTACCATTCATGAAACAGAAATTAGTACATTTTCTAAACATTAAATTCTGCTTTATATTCAAACAATTCCGTTGTTGTGATGTCTTGAACAGATATCTTTAGTTCCCCAACgattttcaaactttctaAACAGAGACTTGGTGagattattataaatttgggaaaaattcaaatacaagAAACAGACTTTTCATGTTAGACAATAACATATTGAGCAGAGGCTCTTCAACTACATGGGAAGTGTATATAGAAAGTTGAACTCATGTACAAATCTGGAGGGCACACACGATTAATCTCTCACTAGTATGGACACAACACGATTCGATGTCTGTATATGCCTGACTTTTCAAGAACAACAAGAAGCACTGTTTGCCCTTTCTGTTGGTCGATCCACGAGGACCATGCCTGACGGGTTCGGTGTCTGCTGCAGCCGCGGCAATCTCTTTGCTGTAAAGCACGACACAAGTTTATATGAAGAAAATGAGTGATGCAACAGAGTTGTTACCGTGCCTCTCTCTGTGTCACACAGAATGAGTATGGACTAgttaaaggaaataaaatgcTTACCTATCTCATAGAAGATTTCGTTAACGTTAGCTGCTGTCTTTGCTGAAGTTTCCAAGAAGAAAAGACCATTCTCTTGGGCAT
This window contains:
- the LOC125205677 gene encoding TLC domain-containing protein 4-like — translated: MGRSLRTAGTLKAYQYQAGVLVKNYVLADPYIPYTSIVLGILTCKLAYDMSQIISTFYSRNYNALTKIQRTEWNNRGISTLHAVFISIMSLYFVFWSELFSDKSHSGLVTFRNSSISTFALGLSVGYFLSDLAMICWRYPSLGGLEYVLHHSLAAIAVAYAMYMGEGQLYTFMILISEVTTPWINIRWYLDVSGLKRSSAYIINGVIIFFSWLVARILLFGYMFYHVYRHHSQVMRMHTAGSLLVFVVPVALAIMNVMWFGKILKGLKKALLKKT